The Desulfococcus multivorans DNA window GGCCGCATGGAGCTGAACCCCGTCAAACCCGGCCTTTTGCGCTCTTGCGGCTCCTGCGGCAAAATCGTCGACGACGGCGGCAATGTCCGCTTCGGTCATTTCCAGGCAGACGGGGAATTTTTCCCCCTGAAGCACCGAAGGCCCCATCGCCGGAAGTCCCGACAACTCAGCGGCGGCATGGATGCCGGCGTGAGCCAGCTGAACGACAATCCTGCCGTTTCGGGCGTGAACCGCCGAGGCCATCCGGGTAAGCCCCGGCAGCATGCCGTCGTCGTGAATTCCCATCTGTTTCGGTCCGGCCAGCCCTTCCCGGCTGACATAGGTATGACCGGTGATGATCAGGCCGACGCCCCCGTCGGCCAGACGGGTCATCAGATCGATCAGGCGAGGGGTGCAGGCCCCGTCGTCATCGGCCATTCCCTCCCAGGTGGCCGAGCGCACAAAACGGTTTTCCAGGGTCAATGACCCCAGGCGTGTTGTTTCAAAAAGACCGGACATGGCTCTCCCTTTCCGGAATAGTAACGGTCTCGATCTGCTGCAAGCCGTTAAATCCAAGACATGCATGAAATTATGAACCGGCGCAAAAAATACTCGAAACACTCATCTTTTCAGTGTATTATATGTTCGATTAAAAACCATAATCCCGTCAAGAAAGAATATTTCGAGTAATACGGATTATCTACAAAAAACTGAAGATTCGCAAGAAAAAAATCAATACGCGAACCCGCAGAAGAAATTGGAAAGATCAACCGATGCTTTCTGCGTCAAATATTCATTATGATGTTAACGACCGCCACAAAGAAGAAAGAAAAGGATATGACGGAGCCCCATAGGGAGTTGCCGGACCACCCTGAAGACTGGGTGGATCAATATGGAGATGCGCTATACCGGTTTGCCGTAGCCCGCGTCAAGGACCCTTCGATCGCCGAAGAGCTGGTGCAGGAGGCCCTTGTCTCAGCCCTTGGGTCACGCAAATCCTACAAGGGGATGTCTTCGAGAAAAACGTGGCTCACGGCCATCCTGAAATACAAGATCGTCGATCACTTCCGCAGAAGCCGGCGGGAATCCGCAAACGAGAATCTCGACCGGATCGACGCGCACGACACATCTGGAGACGATCTCTTCAATGAGAAGGGGGGATGGTCGCTCCTGCCGCCCAGGTGGCAGACCGATCCCGGAAAGATTCAGGAGCAGCGGGAATTTCTGGATATCTTCTACCAATGCCTGGGCGAGCTTCCCGAACGGTTGGCCAGGGTCTTCATGCTCCGTGAGATGGACGGCGCCGAGACCGGAGAGATCTGTCAGGAAATGAAGGTTACCCCGACCAATTCATGGACCTTGCTTTACCGCGCCCGCATGGGGTTGAAGCGGTGCCTTGAAGCCCGGTGGCCGGGTGTCCGCACGGAAAGGGGATGAGATGACGGAAAAAATCCAATGGATGCCGAGCTGTCGCGATGTGAGCCGCATGGCCTCCGAGGCCATGGAGAGCAGGCTTCCTTTATCCCGAAGGATGGCGATGTGGGCCCACCTGATGATGTGCCGATATTGCCGCCGCTTCAGACATCAGCTCTATTTTCTGAGGAGCTTGAGCCGCATCGATGAGGAGGCCGTACCCCATTCCGTGGAGGAGCCGGCCGCCCCAGGGCTCAGCCCGGAGGCGCGCGATCGGTTGAAAAAAGCCGTTCAGCAAAGGGTTGGGAAAGGGATTCCCACAGCAAAGTAGACGCCCCGGACCCGCCATCCCTGTTGCATGATAGTGCCGAAGCGGCAGCACCATGAAGTCGCCAACACCATCATCAGCAGCGCCGCCATCCACACTCAGCCCCAGGAGGCCGGGTGGGGACGGCGGCTTCTATATTATTCAAGATCTCCTCACGGGTCACTTTTTTTGGTGGCCGACTCCTCTTCCGCAGTCCTCCGGAACCGCCTTCGGTAAAGCGCAAGAAGCTTCCTGACGGTGATGGGAAACAGGCCGAGAATGGCGAAGGACATCAAAAGCCCCGGCGAGAGAATGCCGGAGAGGGAGTCGATCCGGGCCAGCTCCCTGCCTGCGTTGACATAGACAATGGTCCCGGCCAGCATGCCGACCTGGGATACCCAGAAAAAGGTGAACAACCGCATGCGGGTGAGCCCCATCAGCAGGTTGATGACAAAAAAAGGAAAAATCGGCACCAGGCGAAGGGAGAAAAGGTAGAAGGCGCCTTCTTTCTCGATACCGGCGTTGATCGTTTTCAGCTTGTCGCCGAATTTGTTCTGAACCCAATCGCGCAGAAGAAAACGGGAGACGGCACAGGCCAGGGTGGCGCCGATGGTGCTGGCAAACGAGACCGCAACCGTCCCGACCGCCAGACCGAAAAGGCCGCCGCCGGCCAGGGTCAGCACCGCCGCCCCCGGCAGCGACAAAGCAGTGACCGCGATGTAAATGCCGACGTATGCGCCAATCACCGCAAGCCGGTGTGACTGATAGAGCGCGTGAAACCGCTCCTGGGATGATTTGATATACTCGAGAGAGAGGTATTCTCCCAGGTCGAAATATCGGAAGACGAAAATGCCCAGCAGGAGAAGGCCCACCAGAACGGCCTTGCCTTGCCAGGTGTTTCTTTTTCTCTGAGTCATTGCTGTGGACCCTTTCTTCGGCGGTTATGTTGCACACAGATCCGCGACCCAATGGGAATAGCCTATGCTGTCCGGCGAAACTACCGGTATGCGTCTCGATTGGGTGGCGCAGGACAACCGTTTCGTGAAATCGACTCCGAACGGCCTTCCACCAGCACAACATCCCCTTTTCGGATGACACGGTAGAGGTTCGGCATGTTGTTGATGATCCGTTTATCGTAAGGCAGAGAAGGGGTGTCCATCCGTCGGAGAAGCGTTCGGATCAGAGATCCCAACCGGTTTCCGGGCCTGTTGTCGACAGTGATGGACATGATCGCTCCTGATCCATGAGGTTACGGGGCTTGAACGGCTTTGACGCACGCCCGTGATGAAACTGCCCCCTGCCCGCAGGGGGCAGAGCGTTTGGGGACTGACGGCTCACAAAGGCGCCTTCAGGGCACCGACCATATTTTTCATGTCTTTCGGGTTGTTGGTGGGGTGCAGCACCACCATGATCATCGACCATTTGCCGAAGGGCGCTTCATTCAGGGGCGCGCTGTAGTTGCCGTTGCCCCATGGGTCCGTCCGGAACATGTAGGGAGCTTCACCGGCGCCCGCTTCACGCTTTTCGGGTTTCATGTTGACAAACCATACGGTATATACGGCGCCGGGTTTGAGTCCTCGGGCCTGAAGGCTGATATGGCGCTCATCGATCAACACGGTCCCGGTAGCTTCAGGATGTTCGGGCGTCGGTTCGAGAACGACCGTTCGGCCGCCCCCGGAAGCCCAGCCTGAGGTAAAAAGAAGGATACTGAGTATGCAGACAAGGATACTCCGCAAGATTCGATTCGTTTTCATGGCGATCTCCTCTGCATTAAGGTCCGTTTCTTTCGACCTTCTTCAGGTCGGTTTGGGTTGTGACGAAGAACGGTGCCTGGTGCCTGCATATCCCGCCCTCCAGTTGACCCTTTCGTCGGTTGACGCCGCGATTCCTTGCGAGGATTTTTCACAATGACCTGGGTTTGGGATTTGTAAGCAGGTCACGAAGGCCAACAAGGTCCGGATCGACCGGGGTAAAATAAATGTCGTTGGCAGTCCGGATTGATGCGCTTGTTGGCAAGGATCGATTGTTTAGTGATTTATAGTGAGATTTGTCTTTTTGGATGTTTTTAGAAGAGGAGCATCTTCAGGGAAAAAGTAATGAACCTATCGTCGTGTAAAATCTAGAGTGCTTCAAGAATCACATCAAGAATAACCATGACAGACAAAATACAGGCCAATAGCGCTACATCGTAGTCTGTTGTCAAACTGTGAAAATTTATTTTTTGAGAACAATGCCCTTGCAGATAACCGGAAACCTGATCTCCCTGATTACGGCCACTTTCGGATGATAAAATGCCAACAAACAAATACGGCAACCCGAAGGTTGCCGCGACAAGTCTCTTAAAGCAAGGTTCAGTTATTTCCTCTTGCATCCTACTGTCCTGGTCAAGTCCAAACCGGTTATCTGCACGCCCTCTAAAGTCTTACCGATCAGGACAGCCTCAGTGTCGCCACAGACGATGCCGGTATCAGGGATATTGAAACGTAGAATCAGGTCATGGATTCTGTCCTTGTTGACATCCCGCCACTTGTAGCGCAGCGGCTCAGCTTCTTCAGGTCCGAAACGCACGCTTGTCACGTCGATGTCCCGCGGGTTGAAGCCTGTAGACCGATCGGAAAAAACGGCTACCCAGACGGCGCCATGGGAGCGTGGATTGATAACGTTCCGTTTACTCCCCGGTTTGATGTCAATGGGAACGATAATTTCATTGGGCACAATACTTTCGTTGACATTCAGTGTGACCTGGACAGATTGCGGATCCTCCATCTCTCCTGTGCCCGCATCTATACCAACAAGAACATGGGTTGTGTATACGCCCGGGGGAAGCTCACAGCTGTCGACGATGAAGGTCAGCGGTCCTGGGGGATACTCGTCGATGCCGAGCGCGATATCCGGAGAGGGGATGGTCCTGAGCCAGGACACCTCTGAGCGCTTCACCTTCCAGAAGTGGGGCGTGGTGCCAAGTATATCCACTTGGATATTCTGCGGGTCCGGGCTGTTCGACCCTTGCGTGGCTGAGAACGATACCGTGCTCTCGCTCAGGCGTAGCTGCGAATCTCCCTCGGGAAAATAGACATCGTGAACATAGATCCCGGTGTGTCCGCTCCAATAGGCGAGATTCAGGTCTACCACCTCAAGCCATGTATAGCGTGTATCTCCTGAAGGGTGACGCAGCTCAATAAGAGCGATGTTGTACAAGATATGACCTTGTTCAGGATCGCGAGGAGGCTCTGGTTCAGGGAATGGTTTACTGCCCAGCGAAAAGATACCGCGTGAATCGGTAGTGCCGAAGATGTCGGGCGCGTTGTCGATGTATTGGCTGTATGGTCCAGAACGTCCGTCGCCCGCTTGCGCTTGGTACACTGCAACAGAGGCGCCTTCCAAAGGCCGATCTTGTACGTCGAGAAGTCGAATGTCTGTCTGCGCAGGAATTTCATGGAGGTAAGCGCCAAAGACGCGGTGAGTGCGATCTCCCATACGCCAATACTTGTTGAGGTAATATGTGGAGTGATCTGAAAGAACGGAGTACGGGGAAGCCGAGCGCATCAGATCATATATCCGGCTGTTAACGTGAACTATGTCAAATTGGAGCTTAGGGAGTAACGGTGTGCCGGCGATTCGATTGCCGCTGGAATCCAGCACGTCGACATCAATATCTTGCACATCCATCCCATAGTGATCAACCAACCCGAACATCTGGTGTCCGAGCTCGTGGATAACCCACCAAGGGACGCCAAGCCAACTTTCAGGGGCCCCTAAATATTCTTCTGTAGAGAACCCCCACTGACCATCGGACGTCGTCTCGAACGGGGCGTGTGAAAAATTCAGGTTAAACAGCGTTCCGTCCGGTACAACCTCGACTTTGTCCAGCCGAACTCTTGTAAATACGCCTCTCGAAGCAAGTGGATACCTGGAGTAATCAAACATCCAGTTCATCTGTTCAGGTATTTGTCGCGCCCAATCTTCCCAGGAGTATGTGCCCAAGGCATTCTCACGTTGGTTGAACTCGTCATAGACGCTTTGCTCGACCCAAAATGCGAGGGGCAGCGCGTCGGTAGCATCTTCAACACCGTTGTTAGCGTCGGACAACTCCTCCAGAAGGTTGCGGGGATCCGCCTGAAAGGCAATATAATGGCGGCTCGTTTCCCATTCCCAAACGAACTCCACGGTCCTGACGCCTTGGGGCGGGATGCTGTCCAACACGCCGCCTGCCTTCACTGCGCCGTCGACTACCCACTCATACTCGAAGGACCCGGAGTCCAGGGCCCCCTTATTGACGATGTGCGCCGTGAATATGACCGCTTCACCTATGTCGGGCCAAGGCTTGGCCGAATCCCACTCATAGCGCGGATATCGACTGATGTAGGTCACATTCAAATCCACACCTTCAGAGACGTCCACCTCTGTCCACAGTTCCAATTCGGGGATGTGTACGTAGTTGTCACCAACAGTGCGGGTGACTGTGAAGCGCCAAATACGCTTGTCGATCGACTCTGGAAGAATCACGGAGTCCCAGTCGCCTGCAACGTCGAAGCGATCGGGAACGACCAGCTCATATGAGTCGGTCTGATTATCCAGATCGAATTCGTTGTCGGCAGCTTCAAGGCGCCAGCTGTTGCTGTCGATCGCGGGGTAGCCAGGTTGTCCGAGCAATACCCTGATCCTTCTGACAGACTGAGTGGTGAGGAAGGCGGCCTGTATAAAGGCGGGATTGATATTCGCGGATCGAAATACCGTGTTCGAGTTGTTGTCAAATGCGCTGGCGGGTTCGCCGATGTCCCATTCCGTAGCCGTCAATGTCGCCGCGTCCCGCACGTTGATTTTGCGCAGTATCGGCGCGTCGGCCGATTCATCCGCTGTGGCGGCTGGGCTTATTGCACAACCATGCCCGATCTGCGAGTTATCGTCCGGACAAATCGACAACACCACATCGGGGCTGAAGGAAAGGCAGAATAATACAAGAAACCCCATCACGAGATTCATGATTATACCTCCGCCATAGGGATAAAAGAATAATTTTTGCAAAAATTTTTATTAGAAAAAAGGAAGAGTTGTCAATAGCAACACCACCGACATATTAGAAGACTCTCTTTTTAACGACATCGATAGGCAATCTTGCTCATACGTTTGCGTGCTGTTAGCGATAGCTGTCAAGACATATGTCGCATTTTTTTGAAAAAGACTTGCATAGAGGTTGTTTGCCCGTCTGAATTCTGCTATCTTTTTTTATCTCTCGGCACCATGGTCAAGCACTTTCTTACAGGTCTTCCTCATTTAAAACATCACCCACCGCGCCTGTTTTCTTCAAACATATCCACCGGCATTGGATACCGCAGACGCCAAACCATCTTGATCGGTCTTTCGCTCTCATAGCTCACCCGCTCCGCCGGCCCAAGGAACATAAAGGGCACGGTACAGCCGTTACGTTTCTTCTGGTCGCGGGCAAAGATGAGAATGGTGTAACCCCGTGGCTGGTGGTTAACCAGGTTCTGCCCGGTATTCGATTGCCGGCTGGTTTGCGATTGAGACTCCCAATGCAGCAGTTCCCGGCTGATGGGATAGTCAGCATACATGGTGCTTGGGGAGAATTCCTTTTCGGTCTTCTGAAAGGTGATCAACAGGGCATAGACCTTTTTGTCCGGGAAATGAAGAACGCCGACGCCCGTCTGTCCCGCACGGCTCAAGTCTGCCATACCAAGAGCCGCCTTTATGTCCTTGAAACCATACCGTGCATGCAGTTCGAGCAAACAGGCAAACGGCAATTCCGGCTTGATGCCGCCTGCCGCGGTCTCCTCCTTGGCCCAGTCAAGGATTTCTACCAGATCGTTGAGAATGGTGGGATTCCGGCTCAGCCGGTGAAACGATTCCGCCAGGGAATGAATACCGAGGCGCGGTCCAGTCTCGGCCCACAGCCGGTAATGGATGAAAAGAATGGCGTCTCCAGCCGTCTGCAAAGCGGCATTTATCTGCCCTTGCGCCAATAATCGGATGACGTCTTTCAACCGTTTGATCTCGTCCGGACCGTTGATGAAGGTTGCCCGCACCAAGGCCTTTTTCAAAACAGCAAGATCCGGATCGGCCGGAACCGGTGTCAATTGCGCCTTTGCCTTCCAGCCGCTCCAGCTTTCGGCTACCAGCAACCGCTCGGGTTCATAATCATGATAGCGCACGAAATTGCCGAAGGTGGGTTTCCGGCCTGTCTCCACAGTGAAAGTCTGTAAGCGCTCTGGAACCTGGGCGGCAAGATTGCGCAGATTGGCCCGGATATTCTCCAGCACATATTGCCGGGACTGCCGATCGAGCTGGATCGAACAGCCGGCCGGAAGATGAGGGAAATCGCTTTCGACCTCGCGGTCAATGGCATAACGGTGTCTTGGCAGCAGTGCCTTGAGCTTGCTGTCCATACGATAATGCCGGTGCACCTGGCCGACAAAATCGAGTACTGTAAGACATTCCTTGCCGGGTGCATGCCGCAGCCCCCGGCCAAGCTGCTGGAGGAAAACAGTCAGACTTTCAGTGGGTCGCAGGAACAGAACCACGTTCAAAGTCGGCAGGTCCACGCCTTCACTCAGCTTGTCAACGGTAAACAGAAAGGCAAGACGGCCGGATTTCAGGTTATCGAGCAAAACGGCACAGTCGGCGCTGCCCACGTCGGAGACAAAGGCGGCTGACGGGATGCCCCGTTTTCTGAACATCTCGGCCATGAATCGCGCGTGTTTGATGGAGACGCAGAAACCCACCCCTTTGACCGTTTCCAGGTCCGATTCGTATCGTTCAAGGGCAGCCAGCACGACATCGAGACGCTGCCTGGCCTGGATGTGGGAGCCGGTATAAACCTTTTCCAACGCATTTTCGTCATAGCGGCCGTATCTCCAGAAACGGTCTTCACTGATCGCCACCGGATCGGCCACCCCGAAGTAATGGAATGGGCAGAGCAGTTTCTCCTCCAGGGCCTCGGGAAGCCGTATTTCAGCGGCAAACCGATTACCGAAGTCGGCAGCGACATTGCCGCCGTCCATCCGCTCCGGGGTTGCCGTCAAACCCAGCAATATCTCCGGGGAAAAATGTTCGAAGAGCGGTCGGTAACTTGCAGCGGTGCCGTGATGTACCTCGTCAATGACGATATAGTCGTAGAAATCGCGGCCGACCTGTTCCCATAACCGGCGGCTCGTGAGCATCCCCACCGAACAGAACAGGTGGTCCAACCGTTCCGGCCGATAGGGGCCGGACAGCAGTTCGCCGAAGTTGTGGTCCCGGACCACGTTGCGGAAGGTTGCCAGGGCCTGCTGAAGGATTTCCTGGCGGTGAGCAATGAACAGCAGGCGGGCCTGCTGCTTTTTGAATTCCCTGAACCGTTTGTAATCAAAAGCCGCGATCACCGTCTTGCCGGTACCGGTAGCGGCGATCACCAGGTTCCGATATTGGCTGCGGATGACACGCTCCCTTTCCAGGGCTTCCAGAATGCGTTCCTGAAAAGGGTGAGGGCGTAGATCAAAAAAGACGGCGGCTTGTTGGGTGCCGATGTTGCGGGCCTGGGCAATCGCCTGGCGGAAGGGGTTGGGGTTGCCGGGATCGAAAGGGATGAATTCACGGCTGTTCCAATAGGTCTCAAACTCGGCACTGAACTTTTCAAGGATATGGATCATATCCTGAGCGGTTACCTTCAGGTTCCATTCCAGGCCGCTGGTCATCGCTGCATGGGCCATGTTGGCCGAACCGATATAGCCGGTGGAAAAACCGGAGAGCCGCTTGAAATGATAGGCCTTGGCATGGAGTCTGGTCCGGTTGGTGTCATAGGAAATCCGCACCCGAACATTGGGCATGGCCGCCAGCCATTCCACTGCCGGCGCGTCGGAGGCGCCCATATAGGAGGTCGTGATGATCCGGACCGGCACACCGCGTTCCCGCAGATCCTCGAATCCCGGCATCAGCAATCGCAGGCCGGACCATTTGATAAATGAGATCAGGATATCGACCTCGTCGGCAGAGCGCATCTCCTCCAACAGCTCATGCACCAGCTGCGGCTCCCTGGAGGAACCGGTAAAGAGGCTGCTTTCAACAATGGAGGTCTGGGGTCGAGGGATACCGGGCCGACCATAATGCGGTGGTGTGACTTCAAGGAGCAGAGACTTAGGGGCGACAACCAGTTTATGATTATGCAGATGGCCTATTCCAGCCTTATCCGCCAACATCCCGATGATGCGGTTGCAAAGCGCCAATCGCTTCCCGGGGTCAGCCTCGCAGCGCAGGGCCTGTTCAAGAATCTTTGCCACAAAGGCGGCGTAGCGCGCCGGTTGTTCCTCGCTGTCGATCTTCTCAAGAACGGCTCGCAACTCGGGGTTTGCGGCCAGGATTTTCTGCAGGGCACTATCCAGCAGGGCATCGTAAAGGCCTGGGGCAGGCGGCGTATGCGTCATTTCATCTCCGCAGCCGGCAATATTCGGCCAGTACGGGCATGTCGGCCTCAGCCCAGTCCAGGGTGTGGAGCTGATCCAGAGGGAGCCATTGCAGGGCGGCATGTTCGAGCGGCACCGGCTCTTCCTTCCTCAGGTAACAGATAAACGGGTACAGGGTCACCGTTACGGAAGGATACCGATGTGTAGACGGCTTGAGGGGGCCGGCAATGACAACGTTCACACCCATCTCTTCGTCTATTTCCCGGATAAGACACGCTTCCGGAGATTCGCCCTGACGGATCTTTCCGCCGGGAAATTCCCATTTCAACGGAAGACTCATGGTGTCGCTGCGCTGAGCGGCAAGCACAAGCTCGTCACGCTCGATGATAGCACACGTCACGTGAATATGTTGTCCGGTCACTTTAGGCATTCCCCACCTGAACATGCTGCTGCGGCCGTGGTGCTTCAGCTTCAAAAAAGTCATAGTCCCGGAAAGTCTGCAATCCGGCGGCTTCTCGCACGGTCAGGCCGCGACAATACATTTCGCCAATACCGTTATGGTACTGTTACAAAATCATACCGCAAGTCGGACCGCTTTTCCAGGGTCAAGCCCTACGAATCCTGAAAAACATTGACCGAAACGGCCGGGGACCTGTTCGATCCGGTTCGACAGTTCAAGCCGTCCGATGATATCGCCGGCATGCACACGTTCAAACGGCTCATCAGGAATCTTCGTTGGATAGATATGGCAGGGATAGTCGTCACCTCCGATCGCAGCAGCAGCTCGCAGTTCGGGGCGTTGAACGAAAGTCGGTGAAGATTTTGAAATCACCCCCGGCGTCATACCAGATCACAATGCAGCGGTCGTTCAGCAGGTCGATCAGTTTCTTATGAAGAAAGGCGGTGAATTTCATGGAGCGTCCTCAAAAACAGCGGGCAGCCGG harbors:
- a CDS encoding sigma-70 family RNA polymerase sigma factor translates to MTEPHRELPDHPEDWVDQYGDALYRFAVARVKDPSIAEELVQEALVSALGSRKSYKGMSSRKTWLTAILKYKIVDHFRRSRRESANENLDRIDAHDTSGDDLFNEKGGWSLLPPRWQTDPGKIQEQREFLDIFYQCLGELPERLARVFMLREMDGAETGEICQEMKVTPTNSWTLLYRARMGLKRCLEARWPGVRTERG
- a CDS encoding TVP38/TMEM64 family protein, with amino-acid sequence MTQRKRNTWQGKAVLVGLLLLGIFVFRYFDLGEYLSLEYIKSSQERFHALYQSHRLAVIGAYVGIYIAVTALSLPGAAVLTLAGGGLFGLAVGTVAVSFASTIGATLACAVSRFLLRDWVQNKFGDKLKTINAGIEKEGAFYLFSLRLVPIFPFFVINLLMGLTRMRLFTFFWVSQVGMLAGTIVYVNAGRELARIDSLSGILSPGLLMSFAILGLFPITVRKLLALYRRRFRRTAEEESATKKSDP
- a CDS encoding CARDB domain-containing protein, with product MNLVMGFLVLFCLSFSPDVVLSICPDDNSQIGHGCAISPAATADESADAPILRKINVRDAATLTATEWDIGEPASAFDNNSNTVFRSANINPAFIQAAFLTTQSVRRIRVLLGQPGYPAIDSNSWRLEAADNEFDLDNQTDSYELVVPDRFDVAGDWDSVILPESIDKRIWRFTVTRTVGDNYVHIPELELWTEVDVSEGVDLNVTYISRYPRYEWDSAKPWPDIGEAVIFTAHIVNKGALDSGSFEYEWVVDGAVKAGGVLDSIPPQGVRTVEFVWEWETSRHYIAFQADPRNLLEELSDANNGVEDATDALPLAFWVEQSVYDEFNQRENALGTYSWEDWARQIPEQMNWMFDYSRYPLASRGVFTRVRLDKVEVVPDGTLFNLNFSHAPFETTSDGQWGFSTEEYLGAPESWLGVPWWVIHELGHQMFGLVDHYGMDVQDIDVDVLDSSGNRIAGTPLLPKLQFDIVHVNSRIYDLMRSASPYSVLSDHSTYYLNKYWRMGDRTHRVFGAYLHEIPAQTDIRLLDVQDRPLEGASVAVYQAQAGDGRSGPYSQYIDNAPDIFGTTDSRGIFSLGSKPFPEPEPPRDPEQGHILYNIALIELRHPSGDTRYTWLEVVDLNLAYWSGHTGIYVHDVYFPEGDSQLRLSESTVSFSATQGSNSPDPQNIQVDILGTTPHFWKVKRSEVSWLRTIPSPDIALGIDEYPPGPLTFIVDSCELPPGVYTTHVLVGIDAGTGEMEDPQSVQVTLNVNESIVPNEIIVPIDIKPGSKRNVINPRSHGAVWVAVFSDRSTGFNPRDIDVTSVRFGPEEAEPLRYKWRDVNKDRIHDLILRFNIPDTGIVCGDTEAVLIGKTLEGVQITGLDLTRTVGCKRK
- a CDS encoding DUF3427 domain-containing protein encodes the protein MTHTPPAPGLYDALLDSALQKILAANPELRAVLEKIDSEEQPARYAAFVAKILEQALRCEADPGKRLALCNRIIGMLADKAGIGHLHNHKLVVAPKSLLLEVTPPHYGRPGIPRPQTSIVESSLFTGSSREPQLVHELLEEMRSADEVDILISFIKWSGLRLLMPGFEDLRERGVPVRIITTSYMGASDAPAVEWLAAMPNVRVRISYDTNRTRLHAKAYHFKRLSGFSTGYIGSANMAHAAMTSGLEWNLKVTAQDMIHILEKFSAEFETYWNSREFIPFDPGNPNPFRQAIAQARNIGTQQAAVFFDLRPHPFQERILEALERERVIRSQYRNLVIAATGTGKTVIAAFDYKRFREFKKQQARLLFIAHRQEILQQALATFRNVVRDHNFGELLSGPYRPERLDHLFCSVGMLTSRRLWEQVGRDFYDYIVIDEVHHGTAASYRPLFEHFSPEILLGLTATPERMDGGNVAADFGNRFAAEIRLPEALEEKLLCPFHYFGVADPVAISEDRFWRYGRYDENALEKVYTGSHIQARQRLDVVLAALERYESDLETVKGVGFCVSIKHARFMAEMFRKRGIPSAAFVSDVGSADCAVLLDNLKSGRLAFLFTVDKLSEGVDLPTLNVVLFLRPTESLTVFLQQLGRGLRHAPGKECLTVLDFVGQVHRHYRMDSKLKALLPRHRYAIDREVESDFPHLPAGCSIQLDRQSRQYVLENIRANLRNLAAQVPERLQTFTVETGRKPTFGNFVRYHDYEPERLLVAESWSGWKAKAQLTPVPADPDLAVLKKALVRATFINGPDEIKRLKDVIRLLAQGQINAALQTAGDAILFIHYRLWAETGPRLGIHSLAESFHRLSRNPTILNDLVEILDWAKEETAAGGIKPELPFACLLELHARYGFKDIKAALGMADLSRAGQTGVGVLHFPDKKVYALLITFQKTEKEFSPSTMYADYPISRELLHWESQSQTSRQSNTGQNLVNHQPRGYTILIFARDQKKRNGCTVPFMFLGPAERVSYESERPIKMVWRLRYPMPVDMFEENRRGG
- a CDS encoding (deoxy)nucleoside triphosphate pyrophosphohydrolase codes for the protein MPKVTGQHIHVTCAIIERDELVLAAQRSDTMSLPLKWEFPGGKIRQGESPEACLIREIDEEMGVNVVIAGPLKPSTHRYPSVTVTLYPFICYLRKEEPVPLEHAALQWLPLDQLHTLDWAEADMPVLAEYCRLRR